CCGGCGGTCCGCGCCGCCCTTCCGGCCCGTACGGCAGGATGTCCCCCATGCCGAGCCCACAGCAGACGCCAGCGAACACGAGCGTCCCCCACGACCGGCGGCCCGTCGTGTGCCCCACCCGCGAGGACGAGGTCGCCGCCGCGGGCAGCGAGGTGATCGGCGGCCCCGTAGGCCGCCGCGCCCGGCTCGGCATCGACGTGCTCACGCCCGTACGGGTCGTCGCGCTGGTCGCCATCGGCGTGTTCGCCCTCGGCATGGTGCAGAAACTGCCCTGCTACAACTGGGCCTGGTTCCGCGGTGCCGCGTCCCAGTACACCCACGCCTGCTACTCGGACATCCCGCACCTGTTCGTGGCGCGCGGCTTCTCCGACGGGCTCATCCCGTACTTCGACCGGATCCCCGGCGACATGCAGTACCTGGAGTACCCGGTGCTCACCGGCCTGTTCATGCAGGTCGCGGCGTGGCTGACGCCCGGCTTCGGGGACCTTCAGCAGCGGGAGCAGATGTACTGGATGGTCAACGCGGGCATGCTGCTCGTCTGCACCGCGGTCATCGCAGTCTGCGTCGCGCGGACCCACCGGAGGCGGCCGTGGGACGCCCTGCTGGTCGCCCTCGCACCGGCCTTCGCGCTGACCGCGACCATCAACTGGGACCTGCTCGCCATTGCCCTGACCGCCGCGGCGATGCTGATGTGGAGCCGGGGCCGCGCCCTGGCGTTCGGTGTGCTGCTGGGCCTCGCCACGGCCGCGAAGCTCTACCCGTTCCTGCTGCTCGGACCGCTGCTGGTGCTGTGCTGGCGGGCCGGGAAGTGGCGGGAGTTCGCCGTGGCCCTGCTGGGCACCGCGGGCGCGTGGCTGGTGGTGAACCTGCCCGTCATGGTGCTCGCCCCGGAGGGCTGGAAGCGGTTCTACGTCTTCAGCCAGGAGCGCAGCGTGGAC
This genomic window from Streptomyces thermolilacinus SPC6 contains:
- a CDS encoding glycosyltransferase family 87 protein, which encodes MPSPQQTPANTSVPHDRRPVVCPTREDEVAAAGSEVIGGPVGRRARLGIDVLTPVRVVALVAIGVFALGMVQKLPCYNWAWFRGAASQYTHACYSDIPHLFVARGFSDGLIPYFDRIPGDMQYLEYPVLTGLFMQVAAWLTPGFGDLQQREQMYWMVNAGMLLVCTAVIAVCVARTHRRRPWDALLVALAPAFALTATINWDLLAIALTAAAMLMWSRGRALAFGVLLGLATAAKLYPFLLLGPLLVLCWRAGKWREFAVALLGTAGAWLVVNLPVMVLAPEGWKRFYVFSQERSVDFGSFWLILSQRFGLDVRIETVNTAASVLMLLACAGIAALALAAPRRPRFAQLAFLVVAAFILTNKVYSPQYVLWLIPLAALARPRWRSFLVWQACEVAYFLGIWMYLVYVTTEHKQGLPQDGYHLAIALHLAGTLYLCAMVVRDVLRPGRDSVRLDGSDDPSGGVLDGAEDVFTVGRAARAGREARVEQRGGPAGAATAARRAEGAV